A genomic stretch from Xanthocytophaga agilis includes:
- a CDS encoding chromate transporter: MESQTITPSVHVPSYSLKDIVWYFLKLGTLGFGGPVALVGYMHRDLVEKRQWISEEEYREGLALAQLAPGPLAAQLGIYMGFVHYGVLGATLSGLAFVLPSFVMVVLLGMAYRMYEGLSWMQAVFYGVGSAVIGIISFSAYKLTIKSVGKLTKESIQTNWLLWLFFVSMAVVTVITEREEVWLFVGLGIVYMLVKAPPAWIKRKKGSLSFMLLTSIGFWEYKPDTLWQIGLFFTKAGAFVFGSGLAIIPFLQTGVVNEYHWLNEKQFLDAVAVAMITPGPVVITVGFIGYLVAGFPGACVAALGVFLPCYVFTVLPAPYFKKIAKNVSIKAFVDGITAAVVGALFGAVIVIAMRSVTDIPSALIAVATVLSLIYVKKLSDPYLILIAAVVGLILKLLM; encoded by the coding sequence ATGGAATCCCAAACTATAACTCCCTCCGTTCATGTACCATCTTATAGTCTGAAAGATATTGTATGGTACTTTCTTAAACTCGGAACACTCGGCTTTGGTGGCCCTGTGGCACTGGTAGGATACATGCACCGCGACCTGGTAGAAAAACGTCAGTGGATCTCAGAAGAAGAATATCGGGAAGGTCTGGCTCTGGCGCAACTGGCTCCAGGCCCTTTGGCAGCCCAGTTAGGTATTTATATGGGGTTTGTTCATTATGGGGTGCTGGGTGCTACCCTATCCGGATTGGCCTTTGTACTTCCTTCATTTGTCATGGTAGTACTACTTGGAATGGCTTACCGGATGTATGAAGGGTTAAGCTGGATGCAGGCGGTTTTCTATGGGGTAGGGTCTGCTGTAATTGGAATTATTTCCTTCAGTGCCTATAAGCTTACCATAAAGTCGGTGGGAAAACTTACGAAAGAGTCTATTCAGACCAACTGGCTATTGTGGCTGTTTTTCGTTTCTATGGCAGTGGTCACAGTAATTACAGAACGGGAAGAGGTTTGGCTGTTTGTAGGATTGGGCATTGTTTATATGCTGGTAAAGGCTCCTCCAGCCTGGATCAAACGCAAGAAAGGAAGTTTGTCTTTTATGTTGCTGACCAGCATTGGCTTCTGGGAATACAAACCTGATACTCTCTGGCAGATTGGTCTTTTCTTTACCAAAGCGGGAGCCTTTGTTTTTGGTAGTGGCCTGGCTATTATTCCATTTCTGCAAACAGGCGTAGTGAATGAATATCATTGGCTAAATGAAAAACAGTTTTTGGATGCTGTAGCAGTTGCTATGATTACACCAGGTCCTGTAGTCATCACGGTAGGTTTTATTGGGTATCTTGTTGCAGGATTTCCGGGTGCCTGTGTAGCTGCTCTTGGAGTTTTTCTACCTTGTTATGTATTTACTGTTTTGCCAGCACCGTATTTCAAAAAGATCGCTAAAAATGTAAGTATCAAGGCTTTTGTGGACGGTATCACAGCTGCTGTAGTAGGAGCATTATTCGGTGCTGTTATCGTTATTGCCATGCGGTCTGTTACCGATATTCCGTCTGCTTTGATTGCGGTTGCAACCGTTCTGTCATTGATCTATGTAAAGAAACTTTCCGACCCCTATCTTATTCTGATTGCAGCTGTTGTAGGATTGATTTTAAAATTATTGATGTAA